The Lewinellaceae bacterium genome has a segment encoding these proteins:
- a CDS encoding ATP-binding protein: MELTISKNKIHQFPQTLTLDSSVMTFVGENGCGKSAILESIFTDHLEDNQEDTRLITFSSGNNESFSSIFQNSIRRKQRFVVNNSDDEEKFENAINAFYFDKGWVRFLIFFATALKRDGKTIEYLKSKDLIDTNADGVDISTKIGFPFRVRRAYNHKIVRAIALEAEDFEYEQKSIRKTFFHQFLTKLTEKIHSSDFDFEADDSRIVKAWKWFNAKDAALVLGTDTNKIFSFLAWASLYNQFIFIDECGLYFKGDLELNQLSDGEHQLLAIYSLVDLFDSENTLFLLDEVDSHLYYRNIQKLWNVFGTIDGKVITTTHSADSIILNEFSNIKLVQAGKIEEETVANQILDRLESLSAGGNYKLSIAGKVKYLALVEDYFDWFIFLELCKKKVADFDLNIMQQIHYIKCSAGFNSYADRFGNSKLDWVDSFKKHHKEPFTKSIFLICDRDNLSVNDVLDNGLVTDSEATGRRKRIQLKGNKYAYLMSWKRREIENYLLSHTMLSAHGKLEEINQNIAPVNQLQEGNPGDNDDVRNLDVKTMLQPLYLKDGLAFVPTDESGVDYNKLSAIIAEIPENEISNDIVNIYNFIKGKI, from the coding sequence ATGGAATTAACTATATCAAAAAATAAGATTCACCAATTTCCTCAGACACTCACTCTGGACAGTAGTGTCATGACTTTTGTAGGTGAAAATGGTTGTGGTAAATCTGCCATTTTAGAAAGTATTTTTACTGACCACCTTGAAGATAATCAGGAGGACACAAGACTAATTACGTTCTCTTCTGGTAACAATGAATCATTCTCCTCTATTTTTCAAAATAGTATCAGACGAAAACAAAGATTCGTAGTAAACAATTCCGATGACGAAGAGAAGTTTGAAAACGCAATAAACGCATTCTACTTTGATAAAGGATGGGTGAGATTCTTAATATTTTTTGCAACTGCACTTAAGAGAGATGGTAAGACTATTGAATATCTTAAATCAAAGGATTTAATAGACACAAATGCTGATGGAGTTGACATTTCCACAAAAATTGGTTTTCCTTTTAGAGTTCGTAGAGCTTATAATCATAAAATTGTCCGTGCAATTGCTTTAGAAGCTGAAGACTTTGAATACGAGCAAAAGTCTATTCGAAAAACCTTCTTCCATCAGTTCTTAACTAAACTAACAGAAAAAATTCATTCAAGTGATTTCGACTTTGAGGCTGATGATTCCAGAATTGTAAAAGCTTGGAAATGGTTCAATGCAAAAGATGCTGCACTTGTTTTAGGTACAGACACTAATAAGATATTCTCATTTTTAGCTTGGGCTTCTCTTTATAATCAGTTCATTTTTATAGATGAATGCGGTTTGTACTTTAAAGGAGATTTAGAATTAAATCAGTTGAGCGATGGCGAACACCAACTGCTTGCAATCTATTCTTTAGTGGATCTGTTTGATTCAGAAAACACTTTGTTTTTATTAGATGAAGTTGACTCTCATTTATATTATCGAAATATTCAAAAGCTTTGGAATGTATTTGGAACAATAGATGGTAAGGTAATTACAACAACACACTCCGCTGATTCCATTATCCTTAATGAGTTCTCTAACATAAAACTGGTACAAGCCGGAAAAATTGAAGAAGAGACGGTTGCTAATCAAATTCTTGATCGATTAGAGTCTTTATCTGCGGGGGGGAATTATAAATTATCAATAGCTGGTAAGGTCAAATACCTAGCTTTAGTTGAAGACTATTTTGACTGGTTTATTTTCCTTGAGCTTTGCAAAAAGAAGGTTGCAGACTTTGATCTTAATATAATGCAACAAATTCACTACATAAAATGCAGTGCAGGCTTCAATAGTTATGCAGATAGGTTTGGTAATTCTAAACTTGATTGGGTGGATTCTTTTAAGAAACATCACAAAGAACCCTTTACCAAGTCTATTTTTCTAATATGCGACCGAGACAACTTATCAGTGAATGATGTACTAGACAATGGCCTGGTAACAGATTCAGAAGCAACAGGGAGAAGAAAGAGGATTCAATTAAAAGGAAATAAGTACGCTTACTTAATGAGTTGGAAAAGAAGAGAAATTGAAAATTACCTTTTGAGTCATACAATGCTTTCTGCACATGGAAAGCTGGAAGAAATAAATCAAAACATAGCCCCAGTCAATCAATTGCAAGAGGGTAATCCTGGGGATAATGATGACGTTCGGAATTTGGACGTAAAAACAATGCTTCAACCTTTGTATCTCAAGGACGGTTTAGCATTTGTGCCGACTGACGAAAGCGGAGTTGATTATAATAAACTATCGGCAATTATTGCTGAAATACCAGAAAACGAAATATCAAATGACATTGTAAACATTTACAATTTCATAAAAGGAAAAATATAA
- a CDS encoding DEAD/DEAH box helicase family protein yields MRRNISEADTRANYIDPKLIESDWTSDNIEREYYFTDGRKLIGNKRGKRLFLDYLLKFNNTNLAIIEAKKIDDHPTKGLQQALDYAEKLRINFVYATNGKRIYEFDRQKGSGEYIDEFPTPTSLYNRLYGKNLELKEKLHGIPFYLTGTMRPRYYQEIAVNKVIESIADGGKRILLTLATGTGKTFISFQIVHKLLQAKWNLDGEDRRPRVLFLADRNVLADQAINTFNPYENDVVKIDGEEVKSRNGVVPTNAFIFFAIYQAIAERENIGGYYSKYPSDFFDLIVIDECHRGSANEEGSWRAILDHFKPAVHLGLTATPKREDNVDTYKYFGKPIYEYSLKDGISDGFLTPYKLKRVKTNIDEYIHTNDSKVIQGEVKKDRYELKDFNKSITIIQRTELIAQAILNNIGAMEKTIVFCVNQDHALELRDMINKHKTVTDSNYCVRVTSDEGKIGRTFLESFQDNDKDIPVILTSSKMLTTGVDARNVRNIVLTAPIGSMVEFKQIIGRGTRVYDGKDFFTIIDFVGATDLFYDAQWDGIPEDEVETDENGAGTKETKSRKPKLPIVEDTEGEYGENKEKLIIELSNGRKLKIIDIDTRYIDENGKPLTAREFLEKLVGELPVIYKDEAQLRKIWANPDTRKDLLVQLGELGFDKEQLDALRNMIATPDCDIFDVLSHISFSSDLMTRKDRAFSVRNDDEFFSVYQNLKAREFLEYVLNHYEKFGIEELQRDKLGDLVKLKLGTPKDAKVIFGDMKTLLVAYYKLQENIYRAS; encoded by the coding sequence ATGAGAAGAAATATATCCGAAGCAGATACTAGAGCAAATTACATTGATCCAAAACTTATTGAAAGTGATTGGACTTCGGATAATATCGAACGTGAATATTATTTCACTGATGGGCGAAAACTAATTGGAAACAAAAGAGGAAAAAGACTCTTTTTAGATTATCTATTGAAATTTAACAATACTAATCTGGCAATCATTGAGGCAAAAAAGATTGATGACCATCCTACTAAAGGACTTCAACAAGCTTTAGATTATGCCGAAAAATTAAGAATCAATTTCGTCTATGCCACTAATGGTAAGCGAATTTATGAATTCGATAGGCAAAAAGGTTCTGGAGAATATATTGATGAATTCCCAACTCCAACTTCTCTTTACAACAGATTGTACGGCAAGAACCTCGAACTAAAAGAGAAATTGCATGGTATTCCTTTTTACCTTACCGGTACAATGCGTCCTCGATATTATCAAGAAATTGCAGTAAACAAGGTAATAGAAAGTATTGCAGATGGAGGCAAAAGAATCCTATTAACTCTTGCTACAGGGACTGGCAAAACATTTATTTCATTTCAAATAGTTCACAAATTACTTCAGGCAAAATGGAATTTGGATGGAGAAGATAGACGACCAAGAGTTTTATTTTTAGCTGATAGAAATGTACTAGCGGATCAAGCCATAAATACTTTTAACCCCTATGAAAATGATGTGGTTAAAATAGATGGTGAAGAAGTTAAAAGCAGAAATGGTGTTGTACCAACAAACGCATTTATCTTTTTCGCAATCTATCAGGCAATTGCAGAGCGAGAAAATATTGGCGGATACTACTCAAAATATCCTTCTGATTTTTTTGATTTAATCGTTATTGATGAATGTCATAGAGGTAGTGCAAATGAAGAAGGGTCTTGGAGAGCGATTCTAGATCATTTCAAACCAGCAGTTCATTTAGGTTTGACAGCTACACCAAAACGTGAAGATAATGTCGACACCTACAAATACTTTGGAAAGCCGATTTATGAATACTCATTAAAAGATGGCATTTCTGACGGTTTTTTGACTCCATACAAATTGAAAAGAGTTAAAACCAATATTGACGAATACATCCACACAAACGACAGTAAAGTAATACAAGGTGAGGTCAAAAAAGACCGGTACGAATTAAAAGACTTCAACAAAAGCATAACTATTATTCAGAGAACTGAACTTATTGCTCAAGCCATTTTAAACAATATTGGAGCAATGGAAAAAACTATTGTTTTCTGTGTTAATCAAGATCATGCTTTAGAGTTGAGAGATATGATTAATAAACACAAGACAGTTACTGATTCCAACTATTGTGTTCGTGTAACTTCAGATGAAGGTAAAATTGGCAGAACCTTTTTGGAATCTTTTCAGGATAATGACAAAGACATTCCTGTGATACTAACTTCCTCCAAAATGTTAACAACGGGAGTTGATGCACGAAACGTCCGAAACATAGTTCTTACTGCGCCAATTGGTTCAATGGTTGAATTCAAACAAATAATTGGTAGAGGAACTAGAGTTTATGACGGAAAGGATTTCTTTACAATAATAGATTTTGTTGGTGCTACTGACCTATTCTATGATGCCCAATGGGATGGAATTCCCGAAGACGAAGTAGAAACAGATGAGAATGGCGCTGGCACCAAAGAAACAAAATCAAGGAAACCAAAACTTCCAATCGTTGAAGACACTGAAGGAGAATACGGAGAGAACAAAGAAAAATTGATTATCGAATTAAGTAACGGAAGAAAACTTAAAATAATTGACATTGACACTCGTTACATTGACGAAAATGGCAAACCTTTAACAGCTAGAGAGTTTTTAGAAAAGCTAGTTGGAGAACTTCCTGTAATCTATAAAGATGAAGCACAATTAAGAAAAATTTGGGCTAATCCAGACACAAGAAAAGATCTACTTGTGCAATTAGGTGAACTTGGTTTTGACAAAGAACAGTTGGACGCATTGCGTAATATGATCGCCACTCCAGATTGCGACATCTTTGATGTGCTATCTCACATTTCTTTTAGTTCTGATTTAATGACAAGAAAAGACCGTGCTTTTTCGGTACGAAATGATGATGAGTTCTTCTCTGTTTATCAGAATTTGAAAGCGCGAGAATTTTTGGAATATGTTCTAAACCACTATGAAAAATTCGGAATTGAAGAACTACAAAGAGACAAGCTTGGCGATTTAGTAAAACTTAAATTAGGAACACCGAAAGACGCAAAAGTCATTTTCGGAGACATGAAAACTTTACTTGTAGCATATTATAAACTTCAAGAAAACATATATAGAGCCTCATAA
- a CDS encoding tyrosine-type recombinase/integrase, with amino-acid sequence MRAHAMLWTYKPRKDGTCNIKIYVGFEGDKKYFKTKFHVLPSEFDDIKGEVKRNHPNHMRINAAIGEEKKRILDHLMNSGENLRTIEKVKKESFIDFLVTQRDEIKNGFTSLRPTTARNYTSLITRINQYRDSRKLKDLFFKDIDMNFYKDFQQFLHEDCNCGIVGFGKHIKIIKTVMRNAEDLGLHKNDTYKSRLFKRHRGKTSNKIYLTEDEIQAISALDLSFDPGLDRERDRFLVSYYFLMRYEDSRKIKAENFFKKSGRNYIKYKQEKTECECIIPVKTEVWEILQRRNFDLDSGSNPQSNRDIKTICAMAKIDQITKQGDQSAPKWKFVTTHTARRSAATNLALQNVNIKIIGDLGGWTDIRTLRIYLRASGLDSALVAKDLEFFN; translated from the coding sequence ATGAGAGCACATGCAATGTTATGGACTTATAAACCCCGGAAGGACGGTACCTGCAATATTAAAATCTACGTCGGTTTTGAAGGCGATAAGAAATACTTCAAGACGAAATTTCATGTTTTGCCCTCAGAATTCGATGATATAAAAGGCGAAGTAAAAAGAAATCACCCTAATCATATGCGCATAAATGCAGCAATAGGGGAGGAGAAAAAACGGATTTTGGATCATTTAATGAATTCCGGAGAAAATCTCAGAACGATTGAGAAAGTGAAGAAGGAAAGTTTTATTGATTTCCTTGTGACCCAGCGGGATGAAATAAAAAACGGATTCACGAGCCTTAGACCCACCACAGCCAGAAATTATACCTCCTTAATAACCCGCATTAATCAGTATCGGGATTCCAGGAAATTAAAGGATCTCTTTTTTAAGGATATTGATATGAATTTTTACAAGGATTTTCAGCAATTCCTCCATGAAGACTGCAATTGTGGGATAGTTGGATTCGGAAAGCACATAAAGATCATTAAAACGGTTATGCGGAATGCGGAGGATCTTGGCCTCCATAAAAATGATACCTATAAAAGCCGGTTATTTAAAAGGCACCGGGGAAAGACTTCCAATAAAATCTATTTAACTGAGGATGAAATACAGGCGATAAGTGCCTTAGACCTTTCCTTTGATCCGGGACTTGACCGGGAACGTGACCGCTTCCTGGTCAGTTATTATTTCTTAATGCGTTATGAAGATTCCAGGAAAATTAAAGCAGAAAACTTCTTTAAAAAATCAGGCCGTAATTATATCAAGTATAAACAGGAAAAAACGGAATGTGAATGTATTATTCCGGTAAAAACAGAGGTATGGGAGATCCTTCAAAGAAGAAATTTTGATTTGGACAGCGGGAGCAACCCACAGAGTAACAGAGATATAAAGACCATCTGTGCCATGGCCAAGATTGATCAAATTACCAAACAAGGGGATCAAAGCGCCCCCAAATGGAAATTTGTTACGACACACACCGCCAGGCGCAGTGCTGCCACAAATCTGGCTTTGCAGAATGTAAATATCAAAATCATTGGCGACCTTGGCGGGTGGACGGATATACGAACTTTGAGGATTTATTTGAGGGCTTCGGGGTTGGATTCGGCTTTGGTGGCTAAGGATTTGGAGTTTTTTAATTAG
- the dinB gene encoding DNA polymerase IV, whose amino-acid sequence MTDRKIIHIDMDAFFASVEQRDNPSLKGKPVVVGGSGSRGVIAAASYEARVFGVRSAMASAKAVRLCPNLIFVKHRFDVYREVSAQVREIFHEYTDLVEPLSIDEAYLDVTENKKGIGSAIKIAMEIREKIRLTTQLTASAGVSFNKFLAKIASDINKPDGLKVILPEEAEAFLDQLPIHKFHGIGKVTAERMKNMGVFNGADLKKCSEIDLVHRFGKAGRHYYKIVRAQDNRPVNPNRIRKSIGAERTYSEDISSTAEKKEKLKKLAGIVFDYMKKTDNFGRTISIKVRNEDFKTITRSRSFNSEVRDLEQIEAVGIELLESCLEGFEKVRLLGLTVSNLEKEHVGEGIQLSFEFED is encoded by the coding sequence ATGACTGACCGTAAGATCATACATATCGATATGGACGCCTTTTTTGCTTCCGTTGAGCAGCGTGACAATCCCTCGCTGAAAGGCAAACCTGTGGTGGTCGGTGGGAGCGGTTCACGAGGAGTGATTGCCGCGGCGAGTTATGAAGCCCGGGTTTTTGGGGTTCGCTCCGCTATGGCCTCCGCCAAAGCTGTTCGCTTGTGTCCCAACCTTATATTTGTAAAACACCGTTTTGATGTTTATCGCGAGGTGTCGGCCCAGGTAAGGGAGATCTTTCATGAATATACGGATCTTGTGGAGCCCCTTTCCATTGATGAAGCTTACCTTGATGTGACCGAAAACAAGAAAGGGATAGGCTCTGCCATCAAAATAGCTATGGAAATAAGGGAGAAGATCCGATTGACCACTCAGTTGACCGCCTCGGCCGGGGTTTCTTTTAATAAGTTCCTGGCAAAAATTGCCTCTGATATTAATAAACCGGACGGATTGAAGGTCATCCTGCCGGAAGAAGCCGAAGCTTTTCTCGATCAATTGCCCATCCATAAATTTCATGGGATCGGAAAGGTGACGGCCGAGAGGATGAAAAACATGGGGGTGTTTAATGGAGCCGACTTGAAAAAATGTTCTGAAATAGACCTGGTACACCGTTTTGGCAAGGCTGGCCGGCATTATTATAAAATCGTACGTGCACAGGACAATCGTCCCGTAAATCCCAATCGTATCAGGAAGTCGATAGGAGCAGAGCGCACTTATTCTGAAGACATATCCAGTACCGCTGAAAAAAAAGAAAAGCTCAAAAAACTCGCCGGTATCGTGTTCGATTACATGAAAAAGACGGACAATTTCGGCCGTACCATCAGCATTAAGGTGCGCAATGAGGATTTTAAGACCATTACCCGCAGTCGTTCCTTCAACAGCGAGGTTCGGGATTTGGAACAGATAGAGGCAGTAGGCATTGAGTTGCTCGAAAGTTGCCTGGAAGGGTTTGAAAAAGTACGTCTTCTCGGCCTTACCGTTTCCAACCTCGAGAAGGAACACGTAGGGGAGGGAATACAGTTGAGTTTTGAATTTGAGGATTAG
- a CDS encoding STAS domain-containing protein: MKFTIDKKDKYTAFRLEEENLNSLLAPDLKSEFVILSNEGVRNLIFNLSEVKFVDSSGLSAILTANRLWKELGNFIVTGIDHPSVKKLITISRLDSVLTIVDTVADGIDLIMMQEIENELNSEEEY; this comes from the coding sequence ATGAAGTTTACTATAGATAAAAAAGATAAATATACGGCTTTTCGTCTGGAGGAAGAAAACCTCAATTCACTGTTGGCGCCGGATTTGAAATCCGAATTCGTCATCTTGTCTAACGAAGGAGTGCGCAATTTGATTTTCAACCTCTCAGAGGTAAAATTCGTTGATTCTTCCGGACTGAGCGCTATTTTGACCGCCAACCGTTTGTGGAAGGAATTGGGAAATTTTATCGTTACCGGTATCGATCATCCTTCCGTTAAGAAATTGATCACTATTTCCAGGTTGGACTCTGTCCTGACCATAGTGGATACAGTTGCTGATGGAATAGACCTGATCATGATGCAGGAAATTGAAAACGAACTCAATTCTGAGGAAGAGTATTAA
- a CDS encoding restriction endonuclease subunit S, whose product MEIPFPLITDQKRIVSKLDDLFKNIEKAIILLVENISHSQALINSVLDEEFGKLELKYTSKPLAEIVRVINGRAYKQTEMFDSGKYPILRVGNFFSNRGWYYSDMELDESKYCEKGDLLYAWSASFGPKIWDGEKSIYHYHIWKMVPTSDKVSRKYMYYLLERDTDKIKEENGRGVGMIHITKGYIESRMMVLPPIEIQEKVVERIEKFYSLHTNITLELNQKLENLKALKSSLLDQAFKGEL is encoded by the coding sequence ATTGAAATCCCATTTCCTCTAATAACAGATCAAAAAAGAATTGTTTCAAAATTAGACGATCTTTTTAAAAATATAGAGAAAGCAATTATTCTTTTGGTAGAGAATATTAGCCATTCTCAAGCACTAATCAATAGTGTGCTAGACGAGGAATTTGGAAAATTGGAATTGAAATACACTAGCAAACCTCTAGCTGAAATTGTAAGAGTCATTAATGGTAGAGCTTATAAGCAAACTGAAATGTTTGATTCTGGTAAATATCCAATATTAAGAGTTGGAAACTTCTTTTCAAATAGAGGTTGGTATTATTCTGACATGGAACTTGATGAATCGAAATACTGCGAAAAAGGTGATTTACTCTATGCCTGGTCTGCATCCTTTGGTCCTAAAATTTGGGATGGCGAAAAATCAATTTACCATTACCACATTTGGAAAATGGTGCCAACTTCGGATAAAGTTTCAAGGAAGTACATGTATTACCTTTTAGAAAGAGATACAGACAAAATAAAGGAAGAAAACGGAAGAGGTGTTGGGATGATCCACATTACAAAGGGCTACATAGAAAGTAGAATGATGGTCTTGCCTCCTATTGAAATTCAAGAAAAGGTTGTTGAACGGATTGAAAAATTCTATTCACTTCATACAAACATTACTCTTGAATTGAATCAAAAACTAGAAAATCTCAAGGCTTTAAAAAGTAGTTTACTAGATCAAGCATTTAAAGGAGAACTATAG
- a CDS encoding helix-turn-helix transcriptional regulator, whose product MNRIKEVLADRGIKQIWLAEKLGKSYNMVNAYVQNRRQPSIEDLYKIAEILNVNAKDLLTNSES is encoded by the coding sequence ATGAATCGAATTAAGGAAGTACTTGCAGACAGAGGGATCAAACAGATTTGGCTGGCAGAGAAACTTGGGAAGAGTTACAATATGGTGAACGCATATGTGCAGAACCGAAGACAACCAAGTATAGAAGATTTATACAAGATTGCAGAAATATTGAATGTAAATGCTAAGGACTTATTAACTAACTCAGAATCATGA
- a CDS encoding N-6 DNA methylase, with the protein MSEIQNKIDRITDILRRDDGISGAMHYTEQISWILFLKFLNDFEENKADESILEGKEYEYVIRKDLRWASWACPKDDNGKLDVKRALTGSDLIEFVNITFFPYLKGFKNNVSDPQSIKYKIGAIFEYLDNRIASGHTLREVLDIIDALDFQSSDELFELSQIYENLLKGMGSDGGNSGEFYTPRAIIKAMVEAVDPKVGETIYDGAVGSAGFLVEAFEYMTTDDKKAKYSASDWEKIQTKTFYGQEKTSLGYVMGMMNMILHGIESPNVYKGNTLTQNIRDFQEKDRHNVILANPPFGGKEKKQIQQNFPVEANATELLFLQHFMKMLKLEGRASIIIPEGVLFQTTGAFSKVKQDLLEGFNVHTIVSLPSGVFLPYSGVKTNILFFDRKGSTSKIWYYDVTPPYKLTKNKPIAYEHIKEFVDLFKHPERRNHTNAKTGEECYDWTISVDDIEDFDISAKNPHKVIEIEHLSPKKLLKSIKQNDLQINDLMNQIEILIDG; encoded by the coding sequence ATGAGCGAAATACAAAATAAAATAGACCGAATTACAGACATCCTTCGAAGAGATGATGGTATTAGCGGAGCTATGCACTACACCGAACAAATTTCTTGGATTTTGTTCTTGAAATTCTTGAATGATTTCGAAGAAAACAAAGCCGATGAATCAATATTAGAAGGTAAAGAATATGAATATGTTATTCGTAAAGATTTAAGATGGGCATCTTGGGCTTGTCCAAAAGATGATAACGGTAAATTAGATGTTAAGCGAGCACTAACAGGTAGCGACTTAATAGAATTCGTTAACATTACATTCTTCCCTTATCTAAAAGGGTTTAAGAATAATGTCAGCGATCCTCAATCGATTAAATATAAGATAGGTGCCATTTTTGAGTACTTGGATAACCGTATTGCTAGTGGCCATACTTTGCGAGAGGTTTTAGACATCATTGATGCATTAGATTTCCAAAGCTCTGATGAGCTGTTTGAACTTTCTCAGATTTATGAAAACCTTCTTAAAGGCATGGGGTCTGATGGTGGAAATTCAGGAGAGTTTTATACTCCTAGAGCAATCATTAAGGCAATGGTCGAAGCTGTTGATCCTAAAGTGGGTGAAACCATTTATGACGGAGCAGTAGGTAGTGCAGGATTTTTGGTAGAAGCTTTTGAATATATGACAACAGATGATAAGAAGGCAAAATATTCAGCATCTGACTGGGAAAAAATTCAAACAAAAACCTTTTATGGCCAAGAAAAAACTTCATTAGGTTATGTAATGGGAATGATGAATATGATATTACATGGCATTGAAAGCCCCAATGTTTATAAAGGAAATACCTTGACTCAGAACATTCGTGATTTTCAAGAGAAAGATAGACACAATGTAATTTTAGCCAATCCTCCTTTTGGTGGAAAAGAGAAAAAACAAATTCAACAGAACTTTCCTGTAGAAGCAAATGCAACTGAACTGCTTTTTCTTCAACATTTTATGAAAATGCTAAAACTGGAAGGTCGTGCTTCTATCATAATTCCAGAAGGTGTTTTGTTTCAAACTACTGGTGCATTTAGTAAGGTAAAACAAGATTTGTTAGAAGGATTTAACGTCCATACTATTGTTAGTTTACCAAGTGGCGTATTTCTTCCATACAGCGGTGTAAAGACTAATATATTGTTTTTTGATAGAAAGGGATCTACTTCAAAAATTTGGTACTATGATGTAACTCCACCTTACAAACTGACTAAGAACAAACCAATTGCATATGAGCATATAAAAGAATTTGTAGATCTTTTTAAACATCCAGAGAGACGAAATCACACCAATGCCAAAACAGGTGAAGAGTGTTATGACTGGACTATTTCTGTAGACGATATAGAAGATTTTGATATAAGTGCAAAAAACCCTCATAAAGTGATCGAAATTGAACACTTATCTCCAAAAAAATTGCTTAAATCAATAAAGCAAAATGATCTTCAGATAAACGATTTAATGAACCAAATTGAAATTTTAATTGATGGATAG